taacatgtttcttatgcttaaaatagatgtttttatgGTTGACTGAGAATACAGTCTCTCTGGATGttatttcaaaacagaaaagcagagaATCTTTAAGCAAAAATCGTTTTTTATCTAGTTGAGTGAATGCACACTTCTTTTGAAAAGCACCAGTTTGCACTATTATGTATTATGTAGAGATCTTTTTGACACTGAAGTGAtgcaaataataaattaaaatatcaacTCACCATTTTCAGTTTCTATGAATGAAATCTCTCAATACAAATCATGTTTGGGAGTGGAAGTGTGTAAAAGCTCATTCCTGTCCTCCAATGCagacatttctgtcattttaaggAGTTCTTAAATCATTTACCATAAACATTTCCTCATAAAGCTCTATTCCAgatatttaaaagcatttatttgcTGAGAAATGCCCCTGAAACAGTTAAGAAGCCGCGTACAAATGTCCTCAACCATCAAGATGAACTCTGGGGATTATTTGCACCAAAAAGGGATTATTGCATTCCTTGTGGTCACTGCTTTGTTCTGAAATTcctaaagttgttttatttttttccccctgaagtTAAGCTCCTTTTAATAGTGTTTGATTAGAAGTGATGTACATATTCCATTGCAGAACTCTAagaaaattttgcaaaaacaagatATAGTCCCATCCTaccataaaactttattaattccttatcatttattattttgaatgttttttctggtTCCGATCCCTGTGGAGTTGGGGAGTTTGTCCAGCAGCTGACACATGCTGCTCAATTCAGGAACAACACGAACACATCAAACTTGTTGGATGACTTCTTACCGATGGTTGAAATGTGTGAAGGATCGAATTCTCCTTCGGCAAACCTCCGCAGCATGCAGGTCTTCCCGACCCCGGAGTCTCCGAGAAGCAGCAGTCTGAACAATATATCGTATTGTTTAGCCATGGTTTAAAACAAACGTGTGTAAAAACATGACGGCTCCTTCCACTTTCTGGATGATGTCTGGGATAATGGTGCGTTCACGTGTTatcggatttttttttcaaggcgGCGTAGCGAGGACAAATTGAacataaaattagttttaataaatatgcaCACAATATTTTCATCACTTcttattttcttaagtctttttATAAACGGGTTGCTTTAATTGAAGCATATTTTAGAATGATTTTAAAGTGGAAGTCATAATTTCGCTTAGTCATTGAACGCAACATCCTTGGACTGGCTTCATTCCTGCGGCGGGAGTGTCGTCGCGTATTCtaatcatatttaaataatGGGTGACGTCACCAGTTGCTATAACTTCTCAGGTACggttattttcaaattaaaagctaaacttgtaaaacgaaataaaaatataaaatatcgGTAGTagatttgattatttaattaataaatatatttctatttttttaataatcacacTTAGTCAGAAGTGCAtccaaaaaggataaaatatttttatttacagtactATAATAAAGGTATGCCTTAACTTGCAAGACACCCGTTGGCAGTATGTACAACATACCTGTAATTTCCATGGAATGGaacaaacaaatattgattACATACATACTaatttttttggaagaaaaaaaaatattttccagctGAGGTGAAAATTCcaaggggatttttttaaacagacacGATTTAGTATACAGGAGTATACAGTGCTATATACTACATACTGAAttgaacatatatatatatatttatatatatcattaaaaaaaaatcactgccCTTTAACTGCATTTAGCAACATTCAGTATCAAAtacaggatttatttttctcaaaccaCATTAAAAATAGAGGGAAATAAATATTCTACCTGTGGAATATCTTCTAAAACATGAGGTTCGCCTGCTTTTAAGCCAAGCACAAAGGAGATCAGACATATAAATATACTATATGGGTAAGAATTTGATTTTGGCGCATCACTATAAATAGAGGAATTTATTTGACCGCACAAACAGttcaaagacaaaaagacaTAAGCCATTGaaatagaaaaatgcagagtCCTGCAGAcccattttttccccaaaagaaactttacattctcctttgaaaaagtttggacattTCAAACGTAAAAGCCGAATTATGATCGCATCAAAAGTGGAAAAGTTCAGTAGATTGAAAGTTTTgtccaaaacaaccaaaacaaatagatctttatatatatttttcttaaatttactgAAAACTCACGTCATCATTCATGTGACTGTGGATGCTTGTTACGTTAAAAACAGGATCAAGTACTTCAACTACAGAGCTGCCTAAAGTTGGGTTTTTAGATTTGTTGCTGGGCTACAGTAGGAGTGACAGGATGCTTGCCAGAAGGATACAGGAGGGCCGAAGCGTTTTTATACATACAGTAATAGCACCTCTCTAACACAGTCGGCACCCTGTCCCCTGGTCTAGCATAAGAAGGCAGGAGCGAGTGCAAACGGGGAAGAGGAGCAGGCGCTGGTGGGTGAAGAGTCCATCTAGAGGTCAGGGGGGGCTGGAGGGAGGGGAAGCGGGTCAGCCGGGTCTAGCTGGGCTCTGCGCGCAGCTTCTTCCTGGTGGGTGGCTCTTCTGGTTCGGATTCGGAGCTGGAGTCGGACCCGCCGTCGAAGGCGGACACGGCGCTGCCTTTGCGATTTGTGTACAAGCTACTGTCAGAAGAGTGGTTGGACTGGAGCTGAGCGTTCCCCTTGGCTTTCTCCAGTGCACGCACTGAGGacaacacacataaaaaaactgtttagcaattaaaaacttgagaatgtaaacaaaattcttaattttaaaCTGTGTAAACCTACCCTGCTGCTCCAAAAGAgcattctgcttttttaaatcatcaatgTCTTGCTGGTGGGTGTGATTTTTCCTCCTCATGAACTGGATGTACTCTGTGGCTTTGTCTAGAATCTGTGCTCGGGAAGCCTGTTAAACAGTGCagaagaaaaaaggggaaaactcAGTCTGTTCATGCATAGAATGATATTCTCTcataaaactgtagaaaaaagcACACAAGAATCACAAAGTCACAGACCTCTGCTGGTATTTGAATTATTCTGGACTATAAATCCACAGTTACAAAGGATGAATCAAGACTGAAACAGCTCATgtggaaaaaagttaaaacattttttccttcacagtGGAGCAGAGTCATACAAAAGACTTGACTGATGTTTTACAAAGAGCAGCATTAGCGGGTGGGCTTGTCTGCTTAAAGGAAAATGCATGCAGCTACAAATCTACAAAGTTGCAGCTACTGTGATCGGAacaaaatagatgaaaaacaaagaataataataaagacaaatgaaattagttattttttaatctaacagattatatatatatttttaaatattttgtttgaacataaaacacatgatttaaaatttcacaatttaatgacataaaatggtcaaaaatgcTCTTAATTCAGCTTAGTAGGTCATATCAAGACATATTGGAACTTTATTCTGAATGTCAGGTACAAAAAACACCTAATTCCTCCCTAAAACATCTTGTGAAAAGGCTCACGTGTTAACActgtttatttctgatttattgACTCGTTTAAcatcaaaaaatagaaattactctatttatttatacagACTGTTTTGAgacatattaaaataattggaaAGATGACAATTTGCATGGTTGCANNNNNNNNNNNNNNNNNNNNNNNNNNNNNNNaaaaaaaaaaaaaaaaaaaaaaaaaactggtggtGGTTAGCACTACAccagggctgggttgataaaatcgatgaatcaatttgaatcgatctaagcttaatagatcaatataGGTAGAGATTAATCTAAGGCATAAGGCTagcagtccgctagcttgatgttaatgtataatgggatttccctcaggacagctaatgctaacgctcagtcaacctaaacatacattcccgactaaatgaacatctttatgaactcacaggcatgaattttcctaACTCTTTTAGgtaaatatctttaaagtaACCGTCTGTGGcctaaagtagttttttttaaataatactttcttcttcttctggaataaggtgtaatgctatagtgcgattgccacctagtggccaaactgaaacgccctccaggagaggcagaacaattgttgtagcttctgtttgagaatccacgTAACACTGTGTGGAATTAACAATTTCATTATAATTTTACtgataaattttacagtatgtgaactgtatcagatattaatatgaatatggttaaaacatgaatagattattgatgtttttctaaacaaatgtgtctcaATGTGTAAATCGTGTAAAATTAAATTCAATCTAATTGAATTGAGTGGTTTGAAAgaattggggggaaaaaatatatctaaaaagaAATTTTTAGAATCAAATCGATCAATACTCTGGTGAATTTAATCGAATTAAAAAATCTttggtgatacccagccctgAAGTCTGTATCCTCTCAGTCCAAAAAGATGCCTCATAAGTTAGATGATGAGTATAACTTGTCCCTAGATGTGCATGTGTAAGTGTGTGGCTCTGGGACACAGTAGACACCTGATAAGGGAGTACCCCGCCTTtccccaacagtagctgggataggctccagcaacccaatgACCCCAAAATTGATAAAGCGAGAttagaaagtggaaaaaatatataaacatatcatttctctgaaaggaaaagCTGCAGCCTCAACCCCAAATGAGTTAATATCAACAAACAGCTTTTGCTGATCTTTAATTATCTGAAATTCCAAATGTGTAATTATAAATTacaacttaaatatatatatacattacaTCCTTGGCATCATTTGCTAGCAAtgactaaaacaaatattattttctttaataaattctAT
The genomic region above belongs to Oryzias melastigma strain HK-1 linkage group LG22, ASM292280v2, whole genome shotgun sequence and contains:
- the LOC112157417 gene encoding protein max, with the protein product MSENDDIEVDSDADKRAHHNALERKRRDHIKDSFHSLRDSVPALQGEKASRAQILDKATEYIQFMRRKNHTHQQDIDDLKKQNALLEQQVRALEKAKGNAQLQSNHSSDSSLYTNRKGSAVSAFDGGSDSSSESEPEEPPTRKKLRAEPS